A region of Vigna radiata var. radiata cultivar VC1973A chromosome 10, Vradiata_ver6, whole genome shotgun sequence DNA encodes the following proteins:
- the LOC106775978 gene encoding uncharacterized protein LOC106775978: MDSPQSVVSPFRSSVLGEGEKHKSEVFSGNSSPLSKDIEVNGKEVIMSNVEECLGVLDVYIHQARDIQNICIYHKQDVYARICLTSNPENTVSTKTINGGGRNPVFNENLQVNIKTVDASLKCEIWMLSRVKNYLEDQLLGFALVPLSEVLVQNGKLEKEFSLSSTDLFHSPSGFVQLTLSYNGASPDVMAISAIPSKVATDAPVQDSETSESLAREFDKIEFPDPKIVNEDHLMVSEYFGIPCEETRCSDSLATSDAENRSCEAGVRLVESFSACSGESFQPPKVDSPPSSVSTNGVSSPSVPASSESSDAAASKSPIQEQASGTKEGKNVDVKDGDSDSSSGVPNDSFPKPVVTVSIEPEPKVVQQDIVDMYMKSMQQFTESLAKMKLPMDFESEPTSSGNSTTEQKLQPSKSNNSRVFYGSRAFF, from the coding sequence ATGGATTCCCCACAATCTGTTGTATCACCCTTCAGAAGCTCAGTTTTGGGTGAGGGTGAGAAGCACAAGTCTGAAGTTTTCTCGGGAAACTCTAGTCCCTTGTCCAAGGACATTGAAGTGAATGGGAAGGAAGTTATCATGTCAAATGTAGAGGAGTGTCTTGGAGTTCTTGATGTTTACATACATCAGGCAAGGGACATTCAGAACATTTGCATATACCACAAGCAAGATGTTTACGCTAGGATATGCCTGACCAGTAATCCTGAGAACACCGTGTCTACCAAAACCATCAATGGAGGAGGAAGGAACCCTGTGTTTAATGAGAATCTTCAAGTCAATATTAAAACTGTTGATGCTTCTCTCAAGTGTGAGATATGGATGCTTAGCAGGGTGAAGAATTATCTTGAGGACCAGCTGCTTGGTTTTGCCTTGGTGCCTTTGTCTGAAGTTCTAGTCCAGAATGGGAAACTGGAGAAAGagttctctctttcttcaactGATCTATTCCATTCTCCTTCAGGTTTTGTTCAGTTGACACTGTCTTACAATGGTGCTTCACCTGATGTTATGGCAATTTCTGCAATACCAAGCAAGGTGGCCACAGATGCCCCTGTGCAGGATTCGGAAACATCCGAATCACTGGCCCGAGAATTTGACAAAATTGAGTTCCCGGATCCGAAGATTGTGAATGAAGACCACTTGATGGTTTCAGAATACTTTGGCATTCCATGTGAGGAGACTAGGTGCTCTGATAGCCTGGCTACTTCTGATGCCGAAAATCGCAGTTGCGAAGCCGGTGTTCGCCTTGTGGAAAGCTTCTCAGCATGCAGTGGTGAGTCTTTTCAGCCACCTAAGGTTGATTCCCCACCCAGCAGTGTGTCAACAAATGGGGTTTCTTCCCCTTCTGTGCCTGCAAGCTCAGAATCATCTGATGCTGCTGCTTCGAAGTCTCCTATTCAGGAGCAGGCTTCAGGCACCAAAGAGGGAAAAAATGTGGATGTGAAAGATGGTGACAGTGATTCCTCAAGTGGGGTTCCTAATGACTCATTCCCTAAGCCTGTTGTCACTGTGAGCATTGAGCCTGAGCCTAAGGTGGTGCAGCAGGATATAGTGGACATGTACATGAAAAGCATGCAGCAATTTACTGAGTCACTTGCAAAAATGAAGCTCCCTATGGACTTCGAAAGTGAACCAACTAGTTCAGGAAATTCAACCACTGAGCAAAAGCTACAGCCATCAAAGAGCAACAATTCCCGTGTGTTTTATGGTAGCAGAGCTTTCTTCTGA